The sequence CTGGCAGACCTCGTGAGGCCGTGTAGTTCCTGAGGCGCCGCACGCCTCCTCGGCCGGGGTCGACACACCACACCGCTCTGTGGGGTCAAAACCACCCGCCTACATCCGATTATCCACAGAGGTTGCAACTATCCGGGACCACTGGGGTTTTCCGGACATGGCACTCGCATTGCTCAGCGCGTCGTCGCCCCTCTCCCCCGAGGCAATGCGTGTCCAGAACGAAACCCTGGGAGCTCTCCCGTCGCAGCGTGCTGCGCGGTGCCGCAGGCGCGGTGCTCGCGCTTCCGTGGCTGGAGGCCATGGCGCCTTCCGTCGCGCGAGCACAGGCCGCCGGTACGAAACCCCCGCTGCGCTTCGTGGGCATGTTCCACTCCGCGGGCGTCATCCCGGACCAGTGGTTCCCCACCGCGGAGGGCTCCACCTACGCGCTGCCCGCGAGCCTCTCTCCGCTGGAGCCCGTGAAGAATGACGTGCTCGTGCTCAGCGGGCTGCGGCTCGGGAGCTGGGACTACTACGAGAAGACGCACGAAGGCGGCTTCTGGATGATGCTCACCGCCAGCGAGCGCATCGTCACGGGCACCACCGACTCCATCGACCAGGTGATTGCCAACGCCACGTCTTCGCAGGTTCGCGTGCCGTCGCTCACGCTGAGCGTGGAGAACAACGGCTACTACAACCCGGGCTACCAGGACGCGAACGGCGACGGGTACATCGACCCCAAGACTTCGTCGTACGACGACACGCAGGACCACTGCAGCGGTGGCGAGCAGTGCATGGTGACCTTCGCCAAGGGCCAGCGCCTGCCCAATACCTACAACCCGCGCGTGCTCTTCACGCGGCTGTTCGGCTCGCTGACGCCGACAGGACCCACGGATGCGGAGCGGCGCATCTGGACCTACCGCCGCAGCGTGCTGGACCACGTGGCGTCGCAGGCGAAGTCGCTGCAGGGGAAGCTCGGTCAGGCGGACCAGCTGCGCCTCGATGAGTACCTGTCCGGCATCCGCGCGATTGAGCAGTCCATCCAGAAGGCGGAGCAGGGCAACCCCGCGCCCGCGTGCAGCCCGGGCGCGCAGCCGGTGGGCATCCCCATGGACCGCACGGCGTACGCGGACCTGATGTGCGACCTCATCGTGAAGGCCTTCGAGTGCGATGCCACGCGCGTGGCCACGCTGATGCTGGGCATGTGCGTGAGCCCGATGACCTTCGTGGTGGACGGGCGCACGTTCTCGCATCACGGAGACGCGTCGCACCACGGCAATGACCCGGTGAAGAAGGCCGCGAAGGTGGAGATCGACAAGTGGCAGGTGACGCGGCTCACGCACCTCGTGCAGAAGCTGAAGGCGGTGCGCGAGGGCGACGGCACGCTGCTCGACAACGTGGCCGTCTACTACTCGAGCGACATCTCCAACAGCGACTGGCACAACCACTACGAGATGCCCGTCATCCTCGCGGGCCGCGCGGGCGGCGCCTTCCGTCCGGGACGGCACCTGCGCGCGACGGACAAGCGCTGCGGTGACGTGCTGCTGTCCATCCTCCAGGCCTTCGGCATTCCGCGCGGCGGGTTCGGTCCGCTCGCGCAGGCGCCGCTGTCCGGACTGGCGTGAGGGGAGGAAACCATGCGCGCCAATACATTCCTCTTCGGACTACCGCTGCTGCTCCTGGCCTGCTCGAATGAAAAGCCCGCGGGGCCCTCCACGGACGAGCCGGGGCCTTCGTCCTCGCTGAGCTGCTCGGACGGGGCGCACGCCCTGCGCCGTCTCAACCGCGCCGAGTACGACAACACCGTGAGAGATTTGCTCGGAGAGACGAGCCGGCCCGCGTCCACCTTCCCGGCGGACCCCACGGGCCTGGGCTTCGACAACGACGCGAGCCTGCTCAGCGTCTCGCCCGCGCTGATGGAGGCGTACGAGGCCTCCGCGGGCAAGCTCCTCGACCAGGCCTGGACGCGGGACGCGGCCGCGAGCACCTCGGGTGCCGCCGTGCGAATCGAAGCCGAGTCCGCCAGCGCGACGACGGGCGCGGCGGAGTCGAACGGCACGGTGTGGAACCTCTGGTCCAACGGCGACCTGACGGCGACCTTCAACTTCGCCAAGGCGGGGGACTACCAGCTCGCCGTGCGAGCGTGGGGCACGCAGGCGCCGCCGGACCCGGTGAAGATGGACTGGCTGCTGGACGGTGTGGTGGTGGCGTCCTTCGACGTGCCGGCCACCACGCCCACGCTCTACACGCGGCAGGTGAAGGTGACGGCGCCCGGGCAGAAGCGCTTCGCCGTGCGCTTCACCAACGACACGTATGACCCGAACACGTCCACGGACCGCAACCTCCTGGTGGACTGGCTGGAGGTGACGGCGCCGGCCTCGACGGGTGGCACGGCCGAGCCGGCCCTGCGCGTGTGCGAGCCGGCACAGGTGGGCGAGCAGCCGTGCGCGCGGCAGATGGTGGAGCGGCTCGCGCGCAAGGCGTGGCGCCGTCCCGCGACGGACGCGGAGGTCGCGCAGTTGATGGAGGTCTACACGCTGGTGCGCTCCTCGGGAGACAGCTTCGAGCTGGCGACGAAGTTCGCGCTCCGGGGCGTGCTGCTGTCGCCGCACTTCCTCTTCCAGGTGGTGGTGACGCCGGCCCCGGACTCGGGCAAGCGCGAGCTGACGAGCCGCGAATTGGCCTCGCGCCTCTCGTACTTCCTCTGGAGCAGCCAGCCGGATGCGGAGCTGGCCGCGCTGGCGGACGAGGACAAGCTGAAGGACCCGGCGGTGCTGGAGGCGCAGGTGCGGCGGATGCTGAAGGACTCGCGCTCCGAGGCGCTGGTGCAGAACTTCGCGGGACAGTGGTTGGGGCTGCGGCAGGTGGACGGCATCAACCCGGACCCGGCGCTCTTCCCGCAGGTGGACACCGCGCTGAAGCAGGCGATGCGTGAGGAAGGGGAGAGCTTCTTCCGCACCTTCCTTCGCGAGGACCGCAGCGCGCTCGACATGCTCGACGCGGACTTCACTTTCGTGAATGACCGGCTCGCGGACTACTACGGGCTGCCGAGGCCGGGCTCGGCTTCGGCATCACGCGTGGCTGTCACCAACGGGCGGCGCGGCGGGTTGCTCGCGCAGGCGGGGCTGCTGGCGCAGTCGTCGCTGGCCACGCGGACGTCGCCGGTGCGCCGGGGCAAGTGGGTGTTGGGGAAGCTGTTGTGCCAGGAGCCACCACCGCCTCCGCCCGGTGTGGAGGGCCTGCCCACGACGCTGCCGCCCGGGGCGACTCTGCGGCAGATTACGGAGGCGCACCGCTCGAATCCCTCGTGCGCGGGGTGCCACAACGTGCTGGACCCGATTGGCTTCGGCCTTGAGAACTACGACGCGGCGGGGGCCTGGCGCGAGGTGGACAACGGCTCGCCGGTGGACTCGGCGGGCAACTTCCGGGGCACCGCGTTCCAGGGACCGAGGCAGCTCGCGGGCATCCTCAAGCAGGACCCCGCGTTCGCGGAGTGCATCAGCCGCAAGGCGCTGTCCTATGGGCTGGGCCGCGAGTTGACGGACGCGGATGACCCCGTGGTGCGCGGCGTGGACGAGCACTTCGCTCAGGGAGGCTACCGCCTGCCGGAGTTGCTGGTGGCCGTCGCGCTCAGCGACAGCTTCCGCAACCGCTGCCCCGTGCCCGCGACGCCATGACGTGACACGGGCACGGCTTCAGAATCGCATCCGCATCGCGACGCTCGCGCCGCCATTCGGCTCCGGCGCGAGCATCATCATGACCTTCGAGTCGTAGCGGGCATTCATCAGGAACAAGGCGCTGTCGAACAGCAGGAGCACCGAGCCCTGGAACACGTCGGCCCGGCCCCAGCCGATGAGCGAGTCCGAGCCGATGAGCCGGCCGCGCTCCCAGAGGAACGCACCGAAGCCAATCACGGCCACGTCCACCACGATGCCGGCGAGCAGGACGCGCTCCAGCATGATGGCCCGGGAGAGGGTCTCCTCCAGCGTCAGCCGCTCCGGGTCCTGCTTCGCCATGACGATGGCGCCCAACACCACCGTGCCGAGGACGGGCACGTTGAAGATGACGTTCGACAGATGGAACGTGCGCCACGGGTCGCCATCCGAGGTGAAGTAACCGACGCCGCTCACGGCGATGTTCGCCAACGACCACCCGGCGAGCAACTTGAGCGCCTTCCTGTTCATCGCGAAACGACTCTGGGTCAGCTCTATCAGGTGATGGTCGCGCTCGACACTTCCGGCCGGCACGTCCGTGAGCCTCACGCCCACGCCGGAGTCGGTGGCCGCCGAGGAGAGCAGGGTGCCGCGAAGCTGGCAGATGCGCGGCTGCGCCTCCTCGAACGAGAGCCGGGGCGCATCCGAGGGCGGCGTACCGTGGCACACGGCTCCCGCCGGGCCATCCTCCTCCGCTCGAGCGGGGAGCGCGGCCAGGAGCAACAGCACGAGCAAGCTCGCGGACCTTCCCCGCAACCTCCACGTCGAGCGGCCTGCGTGCTTCTCTCCTCGCGGGTGCATGGGAGCTCCTGTCCTGTCGCGACGGCGGTTCAGGTGCTCACCGCGCGTCGCCGCCCCCAGGGCCCTTCGGGATGATGCTTGCGACACCTTCCGGATACGGCGCCGCACTTCCTCGCGAATTCCCGCTAGGCTCGCGCGCGTTGCTCCGAACGGAGGTCTCGACGATGCGCGCGGTGGTGTTCCAGCACGAGGCACACGAGGGAGTCGGCCTGTTGGGGCCGGCGCTGGAGGAGGTGGGCTTCAAGCTGGTGAACCGGTTCCGCTCGGTGCGCCGCGAGGACGTGGACGCGGACCTCGTCGTGGTGATGGGCGGCCCCATGGGCGTGTACGAGGCGGACCAGCACCCCTTCCTCCACGAGGAACTGGCCATCCTCACCGAGCGGCTCGCCAACGAGCGCCCGTGCCTGGGCGTCTGCCTCGGCGCCCAGCTCCTCGCGTCCGCCGCCGGCGCCGAGGTGTTCCCCGGCAAGAATGGCTTCGAGGTGGGCGCCGCCCCCGTGCGCTGGACGCAGGACGGCCTGAAGGACCCGGTGATTGCCGGCGTGCGCCCGAAGACAGTCGTGGCCCACTGGCACGGAGACACCTTCAAGCCCGTGCCCGGCGCCACGCTGCTCGCGTCCACGGACCGCTACTCGCAGCAGGCCTTCCGCCTGGGCACGTCCTACGCCTTCCAGTTCCACCTCGAGCTGACCGCCGCCGAGCTGGGCAGTTGGTACGACCTCGAGGCAGAGGACCTGCAGCGCCGCGGCAAGGACCTCCAGGAGCTGAAGGCCCAGCTCGGCAAGCTCAAGGCCGCCGAGGCGGAGAACACCGAACTCCTCCAGCGCCTCGCCCGCCACTTCGCACAGGCGGCGGCCGCGCGCTGACGGCTCACTCCTCCAGGAAGTCCAAATCCCTGCCGAACGTCTCGTCGATGCCGCGCAGGGCCAGGAAGGCCGTCACCAGCGCCGCGCCGCCCACGCACAGCGCGGCGCCGCGCAGGCCCAGTGACGGCGTGGCGAGCTGCAGCCCCGAGGTGAGCAGCACCGTGGAGCCACGGATGAAGTTGGGCACCGTGGTGGCGGCCGTGGCGCGAAGGTTGGTGCCGAACTGCTCCGCGGCGATGGTGACGAGCACCGCCATGTACCCCGCGGAGAACCCGAGCACGCCACAGCACGCATAGAAGGCCCACAGCGACGTGCTGCCCACCGTGAAGAGCGCCGCGGTGCCCAGCGCGCCCAGGAGGAGGAACAGCGCCACGCTGCGCTTGCGGCTCCGGGTGAACTGGCTGAACAGGCCGCTGGCCAAATCACCGAGCACCGTGCCCACGTTGCCCACCAGCACCGCGTGCGCCGCCAGCGGCACCTCCTGCATCCCCAGCGCCTTGCCGAACTCCGGCGCGAAGGTGATGAGCACGCCAATCACGAACCAGATGGGCACACCCACCAGCACCACGGACAGGTAGCGCCGCGCGGATGGGCCCGGCTTCAACAGCCGCAGGAAGTTGCCCCGCTGCACCGCCTTGTCCTTCAGCGCGGTGAACAGGCGGGGCTCGTGAACCGTGAGTCGCAGGCACAGCAGCGCGAAGCCCAGTCCCCCTCCAATCATGTACGCCGTCCGCCAGTCCAGCCGGCTGCCCACCAGGGCGGCGGCGATGGCGCCCATCACTCCGTTGGTGGCCACCAGTGTCGTGCCGTAGCCCCGGTGCTCCTTCGACATCAACTCGCTCACCAGGGTGATGCCGGCTCCAAGCTCTCCGGCCAGCCCGACACCCGCCAGCACGCGCAGCAGCGCGTACTGCTCCAGCGTCTGCACGAAGGCGTTGGCGAAGTTCGCGGCCGAGTACAGGAAGATGGACCCGAAGAGCACGGAGAGCCGTCCCCGCCGGTC comes from Pyxidicoccus parkwaysis and encodes:
- a CDS encoding DUF6992 family protein; the encoded protein is MLLLLAALPARAEEDGPAGAVCHGTPPSDAPRLSFEEAQPRICQLRGTLLSSAATDSGVGVRLTDVPAGSVERDHHLIELTQSRFAMNRKALKLLAGWSLANIAVSGVGYFTSDGDPWRTFHLSNVIFNVPVLGTVVLGAIVMAKQDPERLTLEETLSRAIMLERVLLAGIVVDVAVIGFGAFLWERGRLIGSDSLIGWGRADVFQGSVLLLFDSALFLMNARYDSKVMMMLAPEPNGGASVAMRMRF
- a CDS encoding type 1 glutamine amidotransferase, producing the protein MRAVVFQHEAHEGVGLLGPALEEVGFKLVNRFRSVRREDVDADLVVVMGGPMGVYEADQHPFLHEELAILTERLANERPCLGVCLGAQLLASAAGAEVFPGKNGFEVGAAPVRWTQDGLKDPVIAGVRPKTVVAHWHGDTFKPVPGATLLASTDRYSQQAFRLGTSYAFQFHLELTAAELGSWYDLEAEDLQRRGKDLQELKAQLGKLKAAEAENTELLQRLARHFAQAAAAR
- a CDS encoding DUF1552 domain-containing protein, whose product is MSRTKPWELSRRSVLRGAAGAVLALPWLEAMAPSVARAQAAGTKPPLRFVGMFHSAGVIPDQWFPTAEGSTYALPASLSPLEPVKNDVLVLSGLRLGSWDYYEKTHEGGFWMMLTASERIVTGTTDSIDQVIANATSSQVRVPSLTLSVENNGYYNPGYQDANGDGYIDPKTSSYDDTQDHCSGGEQCMVTFAKGQRLPNTYNPRVLFTRLFGSLTPTGPTDAERRIWTYRRSVLDHVASQAKSLQGKLGQADQLRLDEYLSGIRAIEQSIQKAEQGNPAPACSPGAQPVGIPMDRTAYADLMCDLIVKAFECDATRVATLMLGMCVSPMTFVVDGRTFSHHGDASHHGNDPVKKAAKVEIDKWQVTRLTHLVQKLKAVREGDGTLLDNVAVYYSSDISNSDWHNHYEMPVILAGRAGGAFRPGRHLRATDKRCGDVLLSILQAFGIPRGGFGPLAQAPLSGLA
- a CDS encoding DUF1592 domain-containing protein, which encodes MRANTFLFGLPLLLLACSNEKPAGPSTDEPGPSSSLSCSDGAHALRRLNRAEYDNTVRDLLGETSRPASTFPADPTGLGFDNDASLLSVSPALMEAYEASAGKLLDQAWTRDAAASTSGAAVRIEAESASATTGAAESNGTVWNLWSNGDLTATFNFAKAGDYQLAVRAWGTQAPPDPVKMDWLLDGVVVASFDVPATTPTLYTRQVKVTAPGQKRFAVRFTNDTYDPNTSTDRNLLVDWLEVTAPASTGGTAEPALRVCEPAQVGEQPCARQMVERLARKAWRRPATDAEVAQLMEVYTLVRSSGDSFELATKFALRGVLLSPHFLFQVVVTPAPDSGKRELTSRELASRLSYFLWSSQPDAELAALADEDKLKDPAVLEAQVRRMLKDSRSEALVQNFAGQWLGLRQVDGINPDPALFPQVDTALKQAMREEGESFFRTFLREDRSALDMLDADFTFVNDRLADYYGLPRPGSASASRVAVTNGRRGGLLAQAGLLAQSSLATRTSPVRRGKWVLGKLLCQEPPPPPPGVEGLPTTLPPGATLRQITEAHRSNPSCAGCHNVLDPIGFGLENYDAAGAWREVDNGSPVDSAGNFRGTAFQGPRQLAGILKQDPAFAECISRKALSYGLGRELTDADDPVVRGVDEHFAQGGYRLPELLVAVALSDSFRNRCPVPATP
- a CDS encoding MFS transporter, giving the protein MNATSIPVDLQRAARLAILVAALGYFVDIYDMVIFSVVRASSLEAIGVAAGERMSAGVHLLNMQMLGMLAGGILWGVLGDRRGRLSVLFGSIFLYSAANFANAFVQTLEQYALLRVLAGVGLAGELGAGITLVSELMSKEHRGYGTTLVATNGVMGAIAAALVGSRLDWRTAYMIGGGLGFALLCLRLTVHEPRLFTALKDKAVQRGNFLRLLKPGPSARRYLSVVLVGVPIWFVIGVLITFAPEFGKALGMQEVPLAAHAVLVGNVGTVLGDLASGLFSQFTRSRKRSVALFLLLGALGTAALFTVGSTSLWAFYACCGVLGFSAGYMAVLVTIAAEQFGTNLRATAATTVPNFIRGSTVLLTSGLQLATPSLGLRGAALCVGGAALVTAFLALRGIDETFGRDLDFLEE